The Leptospira sp. WS39.C2 genome contains a region encoding:
- a CDS encoding VWA domain-containing protein, with product MDFVKVWESKWEEALKLWSDYVKLTPAKFLFTESEEKEEGLTASFAAIRLKDHRVLLSVNQIKSYQLEEYALEILGHEIGHHVYCPGDLADQAKLVYITKLAMPRYNHLTPMIVNIYEDLFINDHLKKQNHLRMDEVYQKLGKQKDPFWNFYMRTYELLWALPSGTLTEGTLSDQIQSDAALVSRMIRNYPNDWVKAMFDFASICFPYFFEEKNQSNAKHFQSLLDTLDAGKGMAPPSGITEVEISSELFPLEGMTGSKKSLTPSEYSSICQSMGIEADISEVTYRYYKDKALPYLVPFPELHTPGAKEEILEGNDLWDPGSPLEKINWLESSIKSPIIIPGYTTVEDVYGETSSNEIKVNPIDLDLFVDCSGSMPNPQTDLSYLTLAGAIIALSALKTGSAVRVTLWSGIKEFLTTDGFIKNEKEILKVLTGYFGGGTCFPLELLENEYKEPPKRKRHILVISDDGIDTIFTQKYPRDPRSIVKNALERAEGGGSMVLQLYQPNQNPVVNELQQSGWDIYPIQNWTDLLKFSKEFVERNYVRNQILQ from the coding sequence GTGGATTTTGTAAAGGTTTGGGAATCCAAATGGGAAGAGGCTCTGAAACTTTGGAGTGATTATGTAAAACTCACTCCTGCTAAATTTTTATTCACTGAATCAGAGGAAAAAGAAGAAGGTTTAACCGCATCCTTTGCAGCGATTCGTCTCAAAGACCACCGAGTCCTCTTGTCAGTCAACCAAATCAAATCCTACCAATTAGAAGAGTATGCTTTAGAAATTTTAGGACACGAGATAGGCCACCATGTGTATTGCCCTGGGGATTTGGCAGACCAAGCCAAATTGGTTTATATCACAAAGCTTGCCATGCCTCGTTACAACCACCTAACACCGATGATAGTAAATATTTATGAAGATTTATTTATCAATGATCATCTAAAAAAGCAAAACCATTTACGAATGGATGAGGTGTATCAAAAACTAGGAAAACAAAAAGATCCATTTTGGAATTTTTATATGCGAACTTATGAGTTATTATGGGCACTCCCATCAGGGACTCTCACCGAAGGCACGTTAAGTGACCAAATCCAATCGGATGCGGCCCTTGTCTCTCGGATGATTCGCAATTATCCCAACGATTGGGTAAAAGCAATGTTTGATTTTGCAAGTATTTGTTTTCCTTATTTTTTTGAAGAAAAGAATCAGTCCAATGCCAAACATTTCCAGTCCTTACTTGATACCTTAGATGCAGGCAAAGGAATGGCTCCACCTTCCGGGATCACAGAAGTCGAAATATCTTCCGAACTATTCCCTTTGGAAGGTATGACTGGATCAAAAAAATCTCTCACTCCTTCAGAATACTCATCCATTTGCCAAAGTATGGGAATTGAGGCCGACATATCGGAGGTCACTTACCGATATTATAAAGACAAAGCACTTCCCTATCTCGTTCCTTTTCCAGAACTTCATACCCCAGGTGCCAAAGAAGAAATTTTAGAAGGAAATGATTTATGGGATCCAGGATCCCCACTAGAAAAAATCAATTGGTTGGAATCTAGTATCAAAAGTCCTATCATCATTCCAGGGTATACCACTGTAGAAGATGTGTATGGGGAAACATCTTCCAATGAAATCAAGGTAAATCCCATCGACTTAGATTTGTTTGTTGATTGTTCTGGATCTATGCCCAATCCACAAACGGATTTATCCTACTTAACGTTAGCTGGTGCCATCATCGCCCTTTCTGCATTAAAAACGGGAAGTGCTGTCAGAGTGACGTTATGGTCCGGGATCAAAGAATTTTTAACCACAGATGGATTTATCAAAAATGAAAAAGAAATACTAAAGGTTCTAACAGGATACTTTGGTGGTGGTACTTGTTTTCCTTTGGAACTCTTGGAAAACGAATACAAAGAACCACCCAAACGAAAACGGCATATCCTTGTGATCTCCGATGATGGAATTGATACGATCTTCACTCAAAAATACCCTAGGGATCCAAGGAGCATAGTCAAAAATGCCCTCGAACGAGCAGAAGGTGGAGGTTCTATGGTATTACAACTTTACCAACCCAACCAAAATCCCGTGGTAAACGAATTACAACAAAGTGGTTGGGACATTTATCCCATTCAAAATTGGACTGATTTACTTAAGTTTAGCAAAGAGTTTGTGGAAAGGAATTATGTTAGAAATCAGATACTACAGTAA
- a CDS encoding AMP-binding protein, giving the protein MSKVLDRNRTPLMKEEWNLELEKITESPYAPMWNAKIGDRIGEEEFLFVTSFQKDLLYAKEHSLYQTKDTILSFIESYQNTSDFFKKQLQGIPWKQNFELIPFMNRDDLQSKITEIIPRDVNLNKMVINPTSGTTGKPILAPNHPKAIGCYVPLIEYSVERFGIRPRHSPKSTFAIQLCYQENTIVYATCHSLAGGSKFAKINIHPNSWKKPSDLQNFLTLSFPQILTGDPYAFETAMQMGIHYKPEAIHSTALELTPALRTRLSKYFQCPVINFYSLNETGPIAYSCPNEPEWMHLLPHDLYVEVISNETGNPLPTGNVGEIVLTGGRNPYIPLLRYQTGDHGEIQYGKCVCGDHFPRLRLLSGRKPVYFQKQNGETVNPIDVARILRKNPIIYQFQVEQTNANEWVCRLSLEETILGNESIWEKEKKAIQVELTTLFGEGSIVHFHTDFPLDGKKQIAFLNSYQTKTEFEDKS; this is encoded by the coding sequence GTGAGTAAAGTTTTAGATCGAAATAGAACTCCACTAATGAAGGAGGAATGGAATCTCGAATTAGAAAAAATTACCGAGTCGCCGTATGCACCAATGTGGAATGCAAAAATTGGAGATAGAATTGGGGAAGAAGAATTTTTATTCGTAACCTCTTTTCAAAAAGATTTGTTATATGCAAAAGAACATTCACTTTATCAAACAAAGGATACAATCCTTTCCTTTATCGAATCTTATCAAAATACATCTGATTTTTTTAAAAAACAATTACAAGGGATCCCATGGAAACAAAACTTTGAATTGATTCCCTTCATGAATCGTGATGATTTACAGTCGAAAATCACAGAGATCATTCCAAGAGATGTAAACCTAAATAAAATGGTGATCAATCCCACTTCGGGCACCACAGGGAAACCAATCCTTGCACCAAACCACCCAAAGGCGATCGGTTGCTATGTACCTCTCATTGAATACAGCGTCGAACGTTTTGGTATACGACCCAGGCATTCTCCAAAATCTACCTTTGCGATCCAACTTTGTTACCAAGAAAATACCATTGTATATGCCACCTGCCATAGTTTGGCGGGAGGAAGTAAATTTGCCAAAATCAATATCCATCCGAATTCCTGGAAAAAACCCTCTGATTTACAAAACTTTCTTACCTTGTCCTTCCCACAAATTTTAACGGGTGATCCCTATGCATTCGAAACGGCAATGCAAATGGGAATCCATTACAAACCCGAAGCCATTCATTCTACAGCACTTGAGTTAACGCCCGCACTACGAACTCGATTGTCTAAATACTTCCAATGTCCAGTGATCAATTTTTATTCTCTGAATGAAACGGGACCCATCGCTTATTCCTGTCCAAACGAACCTGAATGGATGCACCTTCTTCCCCATGATTTGTATGTGGAAGTCATCTCCAATGAAACGGGGAACCCACTCCCCACTGGTAATGTAGGAGAAATTGTTCTCACTGGTGGCCGTAATCCATATATCCCACTATTGCGATACCAAACAGGTGACCATGGAGAGATCCAATACGGTAAATGTGTCTGTGGAGACCATTTCCCTCGCCTGCGTTTGTTATCTGGTAGAAAACCAGTGTATTTCCAAAAACAAAATGGAGAAACAGTGAATCCCATTGATGTGGCAAGGATACTTAGAAAAAACCCCATCATTTACCAATTCCAAGTAGAACAAACCAATGCCAATGAATGGGTTTGTCGACTTTCCTTAGAGGAAACGATTCTGGGAAACGAATCCATTTGGGAGAAAGAAAAAAAAGCCATCCAAGTTGAACTCACCACTCTTTTTGGAGAAGGTTCTATTGTGCACTTTCACACCGACTTTCCGTTAGATGGTAAAAAACAAATTGCCTTTCTTAATTCCTATCAAACAAAGACAGAGTTTGAGGACAAGTCATGA
- a CDS encoding AAA family ATPase, protein MKHGLILGKFYPPHKGHLHLISEAKKLCDHLTVLVCSLQRELIPGFLRVDWMKELHSRPDIEIIWVQDENPQFPEEHPNFWEIWKKTIKSHSPFGFDAIFTSETYGDPLASVLGCKHIAIDLGRNQFPISATAIRESPIQHWEFIPEPIRPFFVKRIVLTGSESVGKTTLAKKLADRFETNWIPEFAREYLENKPSPMVESDFLPIAKGHLSSELEAAKTSNGILFLDTDLLTTKVYLERYYGSVIPWLTKRALGLQYDASLFLDIDIPWEKDKLRDLGDEREGMKIRFLNAMEEAKRDFFLIKGDFSEREKLAIESVNKIKQRPINPLSFTKEQIDLRTIG, encoded by the coding sequence ATGAAACATGGACTGATCCTTGGAAAATTTTACCCGCCACACAAAGGCCACCTACATTTGATTAGCGAGGCTAAAAAACTTTGTGACCACCTAACGGTTCTTGTTTGTTCCTTACAAAGAGAACTAATCCCTGGTTTTCTCCGAGTAGATTGGATGAAAGAACTTCACTCTAGACCCGACATAGAAATCATTTGGGTACAAGACGAAAACCCACAATTCCCAGAAGAGCATCCTAATTTTTGGGAAATTTGGAAAAAAACCATCAAATCCCATTCACCTTTTGGATTTGATGCCATCTTTACTTCTGAAACCTATGGTGACCCACTAGCATCTGTTCTTGGGTGTAAACACATAGCGATTGATCTCGGACGAAACCAATTTCCCATCTCTGCCACTGCCATTCGAGAATCACCAATCCAACATTGGGAGTTTATCCCTGAACCCATCAGGCCCTTTTTTGTGAAACGAATTGTCCTTACGGGGAGTGAATCTGTGGGGAAAACAACTCTTGCCAAAAAACTGGCAGATCGGTTTGAAACCAATTGGATCCCTGAGTTTGCCAGAGAGTATTTGGAAAACAAACCAAGCCCAATGGTTGAATCTGATTTTTTACCGATCGCAAAAGGACATTTATCCTCTGAGCTAGAGGCAGCCAAAACATCCAATGGGATCTTATTTTTGGACACGGATTTACTCACTACAAAAGTGTATTTAGAACGGTATTACGGGTCAGTAATCCCTTGGCTCACCAAACGAGCGCTTGGCTTACAATATGATGCCTCTCTTTTTTTAGACATCGATATCCCTTGGGAAAAGGACAAATTACGGGACTTAGGTGACGAAAGAGAAGGAATGAAAATCCGTTTTTTAAATGCAATGGAAGAAGCAAAACGAGATTTTTTCCTCATCAAAGGGGATTTTTCAGAAAGAGAAAAACTGGCAATCGAATCTGTAAACAAAATCAAACAAAGGCCGATAAACCCACTATCGTTTACAAAAGAGCAGATTGATTTACGTACGATTGGATGA
- the lmtA gene encoding lipid A Kdo2 1-phosphate O-methyltransferase: MALIEELNQQGNFLFRWRSYIPGVILFLSLLYLPFVPYFQGNYMSNLYWLTGAFVVSLAGLFVRCFTIGYTPKNTSGRNTKQQVADVVNQSGIYSLVRHPLYVGNFLMYLGPVLILRDFAFALVYIMFFYLYYERIIFAEEYFLRGKFKDAYLKWADKTPAFIPRLSGYLKPNLDFSFRNIWKREYPSLFGTIVVFTVFDLIQIYYQEPNLRSVDIVGIWKPFHTWFFGFGLVFYVVTRLIVKTTKLLEVEGR; encoded by the coding sequence ATGGCACTTATAGAAGAACTCAACCAACAAGGCAATTTTCTTTTCCGATGGCGCTCCTACATTCCTGGCGTCATTTTATTCCTCTCCTTACTGTATTTACCCTTTGTTCCTTATTTCCAAGGGAACTATATGTCCAATTTGTATTGGCTTACAGGTGCATTTGTAGTTAGTTTAGCGGGACTTTTTGTAAGATGTTTTACCATTGGATACACTCCAAAAAATACATCTGGTCGGAATACAAAACAACAAGTCGCTGATGTGGTAAACCAATCTGGGATTTATTCTCTCGTGAGACACCCTCTTTATGTGGGAAACTTTTTAATGTATTTGGGACCTGTGCTCATTTTACGTGATTTTGCCTTTGCATTGGTTTATATCATGTTTTTTTATTTATATTATGAAAGGATCATCTTTGCGGAAGAATATTTCCTTCGAGGAAAATTCAAAGATGCTTATCTGAAGTGGGCAGATAAAACTCCAGCATTTATCCCTCGTTTGTCGGGGTATTTAAAACCTAACTTGGATTTTTCTTTTCGTAATATTTGGAAAAGAGAATACCCGAGTTTATTCGGAACCATTGTCGTTTTTACGGTTTTTGATTTGATCCAAATTTACTACCAAGAACCAAACTTGCGTTCCGTGGACATTGTTGGAATCTGGAAACCTTTCCATACCTGGTTTTTTGGGTTTGGATTAGTGTTTTATGTTGTCACTCGTCTCATAGTCAAGACCACAAAACTTTTAGAAGTCGAAGGTCGTTAA
- a CDS encoding 1-acyl-sn-glycerol-3-phosphate acyltransferase, whose translation MSIKSFIPAKFNLPALWFTDLTLPLLNKLVHNIDSIEISKNDEKTLKSFQKERLLYISNHPTTKEPGVAFHAANLMGSRFHYMAAREVFEWGYGFVGDFIQSIGAYSVLAGAPDRESLKASRAILANTSGKLALFPEGEPTSGMNDTLLPFQPGVAQLGIWGLEDALKNDPNATLWVLPTFIKYRMTNSIQSMQRDIDQSLTRMEERLGISKSGKDIVHRFLSVGKRMMEREEKEYGVPVEENRVDDFDYRLGRMRHAMLDNIARKANIPKWDGDANAIEKLRRILSVLEMVSVGMPDPNGELPSLEMARWAKNAATKAYDFISIQTAYIKELPSPERLYEFLYRYENEIFGETKPRPHKAVVRLGKPFKINDYLGSYKEDKKKTIDSITDRLRDELEKMLVEEKSKSNALFPSQYIF comes from the coding sequence ATGTCAATCAAATCCTTTATTCCTGCAAAGTTCAATCTCCCTGCTCTTTGGTTTACCGATCTGACACTGCCACTACTCAATAAATTGGTACATAATATCGATTCGATTGAAATCTCCAAAAATGACGAAAAAACTTTAAAATCCTTTCAAAAAGAACGCCTTCTTTACATCTCCAATCATCCCACTACCAAAGAACCTGGGGTTGCCTTCCATGCGGCAAATCTTATGGGTTCACGTTTTCATTATATGGCCGCAAGAGAAGTATTTGAATGGGGTTATGGATTTGTGGGTGATTTTATTCAGTCCATCGGAGCCTATTCCGTGTTAGCTGGCGCACCCGACCGTGAATCCTTAAAAGCTTCTCGAGCAATTTTAGCAAATACTTCTGGAAAACTTGCGCTTTTCCCAGAAGGAGAACCTACAAGTGGTATGAACGATACCCTATTGCCTTTCCAACCAGGAGTCGCACAACTTGGGATTTGGGGATTGGAAGACGCTTTGAAAAATGATCCAAATGCAACCCTTTGGGTCCTTCCAACTTTTATCAAATATAGAATGACAAACTCCATTCAATCTATGCAACGAGACATCGACCAAAGTCTGACTAGAATGGAAGAACGGCTCGGAATTTCCAAATCAGGAAAAGATATCGTACATCGTTTTTTATCAGTTGGAAAACGAATGATGGAACGAGAAGAAAAAGAATATGGTGTCCCTGTTGAAGAAAACAGAGTCGATGATTTTGATTACCGGTTGGGACGGATGCGACATGCAATGCTCGATAATATTGCAAGGAAAGCAAACATTCCGAAATGGGATGGTGATGCCAATGCCATCGAAAAACTTAGAAGGATCTTAAGTGTTCTCGAGATGGTTTCCGTGGGAATGCCAGACCCCAATGGTGAACTACCGAGTTTAGAAATGGCAAGATGGGCAAAAAATGCAGCAACCAAAGCTTACGATTTTATTTCCATCCAAACTGCCTACATCAAAGAATTACCAAGCCCCGAACGTTTGTATGAATTTTTATACCGATACGAAAACGAAATCTTTGGAGAAACCAAACCAAGGCCTCACAAAGCTGTCGTTAGACTAGGAAAACCATTTAAGATCAATGATTATCTTGGTTCGTATAAGGAAGACAAAAAGAAAACAATAGACAGTATCACAGATCGTCTAAGAGATGAGTTAGAAAAAATGCTTGTGGAAGAAAAATCCAAATCCAACGCACTTTTCCCGAGCCAATATATTTTTTAA
- a CDS encoding rubrerythrin: protein MGQVTETKIDSIPQVLKAIIANDTNHALWLNTLSLLEHIGSRKILLTQSNEETSEMILRHATEEARHALFFKKAARTIQPEFRSGYQNSSLVRGTAARIYFAKLDTLVRRNLRKVFPEEKTFTYLAYLYTTTVIEKRAMVIYTAYDEILNQNGSPIRLTNLILEEEGHLSEMSAEMFRLDPDASERLARLEEEEAKIFARFWRQISEFSLN from the coding sequence ATGGGCCAAGTGACAGAAACAAAAATCGATTCCATCCCCCAAGTTTTAAAAGCCATCATTGCAAATGATACAAACCATGCCCTTTGGCTAAACACGCTTTCCCTTCTCGAGCACATTGGATCCAGAAAAATCCTCCTCACCCAATCGAATGAAGAAACTTCAGAAATGATTTTACGCCATGCCACAGAAGAAGCAAGGCATGCCCTATTTTTTAAAAAAGCCGCAAGGACAATCCAACCCGAATTTCGGTCGGGTTACCAAAACTCCTCGCTGGTTCGAGGGACTGCCGCAAGAATTTATTTCGCAAAACTAGACACCCTGGTCCGCAGGAATCTAAGGAAAGTTTTCCCAGAGGAAAAAACCTTCACATACCTTGCCTACTTGTACACCACAACCGTGATTGAAAAAAGAGCCATGGTCATCTACACTGCATACGATGAAATTTTGAACCAGAATGGTTCTCCCATCCGCCTAACCAACCTCATCCTAGAAGAAGAAGGCCATTTGTCCGAGATGAGTGCCGAAATGTTCCGTTTGGACCCGGATGCTTCCGAAAGGCTTGCACGATTGGAAGAGGAAGAAGCGAAAATTTTCGCCCGTTTTTGGCGCCAAATCAGCGAATTCTCCCTAAATTAA
- the map gene encoding type I methionyl aminopeptidase: protein MIYIKNKSEIEKMRKAGKFAAELLVYLEPFVKSGVSTLELNDIAEAYTKKNGHRSAPLGYKGFPKSICTSINQVVCHGIPKKEDVLHDGDIVNLDVSPIVDGYIGDTSKTFIVGGKTSPEAEKLVADTEKAMWIGIEQIKPGNRIDDIGNAIDDFLTPMGYGIVRDLMGHGVGRNFHEEPQVPHFRSPRKLAKIEPGMIFTVEPMVNLGTWEVNFDRSDKWTVRTKDGKLSAQFEHTILVTDKGYEILTKV from the coding sequence GTGATTTATATCAAAAACAAATCAGAAATTGAAAAGATGAGGAAGGCGGGTAAATTTGCCGCCGAACTCCTCGTTTATTTGGAACCCTTTGTGAAATCGGGTGTCTCCACATTGGAACTCAACGATATTGCCGAAGCGTATACGAAAAAGAACGGCCACCGTTCTGCCCCACTCGGTTACAAAGGGTTTCCAAAGTCCATTTGTACATCCATCAACCAAGTGGTCTGCCATGGGATTCCCAAAAAAGAAGATGTTTTGCATGACGGTGACATTGTGAATTTAGATGTCTCCCCCATTGTAGATGGTTACATTGGAGACACGTCCAAAACCTTTATTGTGGGTGGAAAAACCTCACCCGAAGCCGAAAAACTCGTGGCTGACACCGAAAAAGCAATGTGGATCGGGATTGAACAAATCAAACCAGGAAACCGCATTGATGATATAGGGAATGCGATTGATGATTTTTTAACCCCGATGGGGTATGGGATCGTTCGTGATCTGATGGGACATGGTGTGGGCCGAAATTTCCACGAAGAACCACAAGTACCACACTTTCGTTCTCCCCGCAAACTGGCCAAAATCGAACCAGGAATGATTTTTACTGTCGAACCAATGGTCAATTTGGGAACTTGGGAAGTGAATTTTGACCGCTCTGACAAATGGACCGTCCGCACAAAAGACGGGAAATTGTCGGCACAATTCGAACATACCATCCTTGTCACCGACAAAGGGTATGAAATTCTAACAAAAGTTTGA
- a CDS encoding response regulator: MGRAILFVDDEQIILMSLKSQLKKHFGNEYRYETAQNTEEAWSIIEELAEEGINILIIISDWLMPNQRGDEFLREVHKTYPKIKKIIISGHIDEHSLNQLKGEVDLHSFLNKPWSESDLIKKVEDAITKIA, encoded by the coding sequence ATGGGCCGTGCCATCCTCTTCGTCGATGACGAACAAATCATTCTGATGAGTTTGAAGTCTCAGTTGAAAAAACATTTTGGGAACGAGTATCGTTATGAAACTGCCCAAAATACAGAAGAGGCATGGTCGATCATTGAAGAATTAGCTGAAGAAGGCATCAACATCCTCATCATCATTTCGGATTGGCTTATGCCAAACCAACGGGGTGATGAGTTCCTTCGTGAAGTACATAAAACCTACCCCAAAATCAAAAAAATAATTATTTCCGGACACATTGATGAACACTCTCTCAACCAATTGAAAGGGGAAGTGGACCTTCATAGTTTTTTAAACAAACCTTGGTCGGAATCTGATTTAATCAAAAAAGTAGAAGACGCGATAACGAAGATTGCCTAG
- the thiM gene encoding hydroxyethylthiazole kinase → MSQTILKNTIEDLELVRSNAPLVHNITNYVVMNNTANALLAIGASPIMAHAIEEVEEMVTICSATVINIGTLSEPWIQSMEKAAKKAVSLGKPLVLDPVGAGASNIRNAAIRRILDAGNPSIVRGNASEILSTLSSSGKTKGVDATDSSESAVDTGKSLSKVTGGVVVISGATDYILKGTDQAQISNGDALMTKVTGLGCTASALCGAFAAVQKDQFRAATSAMAVMGIAGEMAKSKTSSPGSFQVAFLDALYELSADTIKQKLNAK, encoded by the coding sequence ATGTCCCAAACTATTTTAAAAAATACAATCGAAGATTTAGAACTCGTACGTTCTAATGCCCCACTAGTTCATAATATTACCAATTACGTTGTAATGAATAACACAGCCAATGCTTTACTTGCGATTGGTGCCTCTCCTATTATGGCCCATGCCATTGAAGAAGTGGAAGAAATGGTTACAATTTGTTCGGCAACTGTCATCAATATTGGAACACTTTCCGAACCTTGGATCCAAAGTATGGAAAAAGCTGCCAAAAAAGCTGTTTCCTTAGGAAAACCATTGGTCTTAGATCCAGTGGGTGCAGGGGCAAGTAACATTCGTAATGCGGCAATTCGAAGGATTTTAGATGCAGGAAACCCAAGTATTGTCCGAGGCAATGCATCAGAAATCCTATCCACTCTTTCTTCTTCTGGGAAAACCAAAGGTGTGGATGCAACTGATTCCTCCGAGTCCGCTGTGGACACAGGTAAATCCTTATCCAAAGTCACTGGTGGTGTGGTTGTGATCAGTGGTGCCACAGATTATATCTTAAAAGGCACAGACCAAGCACAAATCTCCAATGGAGATGCGCTAATGACAAAGGTAACAGGTCTTGGTTGTACGGCCTCTGCCCTTTGTGGTGCTTTTGCTGCGGTACAAAAAGACCAATTCCGTGCGGCAACATCTGCCATGGCTGTGATGGGAATTGCTGGTGAGATGGCAAAATCCAAAACTTCGAGTCCTGGCAGTTTCCAAGTGGCATTCCTTGATGCCCTATATGAACTGAGTGCAGATACCATCAAACAAAAGTTAAATGCAAAATAA
- the thiE gene encoding thiamine phosphate synthase, producing MQNKIQGVYLVTDRPLCIHHRLEDVVRLSATGGVSLVQLREKETSSREFLELAIHLKNILTPFQIPLLINDRVDICLASGADGVHLGQTDLPWPDARRLLGESAIIGLSIETKEDWETLQKEDPNPTLDYLAVSPVFDTKTKTNTKPAWGLAGVRWLREKTTLPIVAIGGIHLDNAKDVIQAGANSLAVVSAICSANDPKKATETLRNLF from the coding sequence ATGCAAAATAAAATCCAAGGGGTTTATCTGGTAACAGATAGACCCCTTTGTATCCACCATCGTTTAGAAGATGTCGTTCGACTTTCTGCGACTGGGGGAGTTTCCCTTGTCCAACTCAGGGAAAAAGAAACATCTTCTCGTGAATTTTTAGAACTTGCCATCCATTTAAAAAATATCCTAACTCCCTTCCAAATCCCTCTTCTCATCAATGACAGAGTCGATATTTGTTTGGCATCAGGAGCCGATGGAGTCCACCTAGGCCAAACTGATTTGCCATGGCCTGATGCAAGGAGACTGCTTGGAGAGAGTGCGATCATTGGACTTTCCATCGAAACAAAAGAAGACTGGGAAACGTTACAAAAAGAAGATCCAAATCCGACCCTCGATTATCTGGCAGTTTCTCCGGTATTCGATACCAAAACAAAAACCAATACCAAACCCGCCTGGGGACTCGCAGGTGTTCGTTGGCTTCGAGAAAAAACCACACTTCCCATTGTAGCCATTGGTGGGATCCATTTAGACAATGCAAAAGATGTGATCCAGGCAGGTGCTAATTCACTCGCTGTGGTAAGTGCGATTTGTTCCGCAAACGATCCTAAGAAAGCCACAGAAACCTTACGCAATTTGTTTTAA
- the queG gene encoding tRNA epoxyqueuosine(34) reductase QueG, whose protein sequence is MTPIHFQNQSQIKSLCETEGFAFVGFTKAEIPEKDLKFLEKWILEKRHGNMDWFAKDHALAIRNRFENLGFKPKSAICLGFVYRSSEAEDLIPQMKRKVSRYALGTDYHIVLRKKGNQILKELKKLYPKNQFRQSVDSLPIAEKILTRESGVVWQGKHTNLIHPKLGSYFFLSVILTDLELGETNPEEKTTDHCGSCRRCLDICPTNALEPYQIDASKCISYITIEDRNETEVTETFLKWDKKGWVYGCDLCQEVCPWNEGIAKRNQVETNETSFLPREFWKDGFFQEKQMLSEGEFQSYFQDSPIERIGVSIWNRNQSS, encoded by the coding sequence AAAAGACCTGAAGTTTTTAGAGAAATGGATTTTGGAGAAACGTCACGGCAATATGGATTGGTTTGCCAAAGACCATGCCCTTGCCATCCGCAATCGATTTGAAAACTTAGGATTCAAACCAAAATCAGCCATCTGTTTGGGTTTTGTCTATCGATCAAGTGAAGCAGAAGATCTGATTCCCCAAATGAAACGAAAGGTATCTCGGTATGCCCTTGGCACCGACTACCATATCGTATTACGAAAGAAAGGAAATCAGATCTTAAAAGAACTGAAAAAACTCTATCCCAAAAACCAATTCCGCCAATCTGTTGATAGTTTGCCCATCGCTGAAAAAATTCTCACGAGAGAATCGGGAGTTGTTTGGCAAGGAAAACACACCAATCTCATCCATCCCAAGTTAGGTTCTTATTTTTTCCTTTCGGTCATTCTCACAGATTTAGAGTTAGGTGAAACAAATCCAGAAGAGAAAACAACAGACCATTGTGGGAGTTGTCGGCGTTGTTTAGACATTTGTCCCACAAATGCTTTGGAACCATACCAAATTGATGCTTCGAAATGTATCTCTTACATTACAATTGAAGATCGAAATGAAACCGAAGTGACAGAAACATTTTTGAAATGGGATAAAAAAGGTTGGGTGTATGGCTGTGACCTTTGCCAAGAAGTTTGCCCTTGGAATGAAGGGATCGCCAAACGAAACCAGGTGGAAACAAACGAAACCAGTTTTTTACCCAGGGAATTTTGGAAGGATGGTTTTTTCCAAGAGAAACAAATGTTATCTGAAGGAGAATTCCAATCTTACTTCCAAGATTCGCCCATCGAACGAATTGGTGTTTCGATTTGGAACCGGAACCAATCCTCTTAA